One Apis cerana isolate GH-2021 linkage group LG16, AcerK_1.0, whole genome shotgun sequence DNA segment encodes these proteins:
- the LOC108002411 gene encoding DNA-directed RNA polymerase II subunit RPB9, with the protein MSKITGYDTHDDGPGFVGIRFCQECNNMLYPKEDKENKVLMYACRNCDFKQLADSNCIYVNKIMHEIDELTHIVADVISDPTLPRTEDHPCPKCNHREAVFFQAQTRRAEEEMRLYYVCTNQHCCHRWTE; encoded by the exons ATGTCTAAAATAACTGGTTATGATACACATGATGATGGACCAGGTTTTGTTGGTATTAGATTTTGTCaagaatgtaataatatgttatatccaaaagaagataaagaaaataaagttttaatgtaTGCA tgtAGAAATTGTGATTTTAAACAACTCGCTGATAGCAATTGTATTTATGTGAATAAGATTATGCACGAAATAGA tGAATTGACACACATTGTCGCAGATGTTATATCAGATCCTACTTTACCAAGAACAGAAGATCATCCATGTCCAAAGTGTAACCATAGAGAAGCAGTATTTTTTCAAGCACAAACTAGACGAGCAGAAGAAGAGATGAGGTTATATTATGTGTGTACTAATCAGCATTGTTGTCATAGATGGACAGAATGA
- the LOC107993693 gene encoding phosphoglycerate kinase, whose translation MRIVQKFLRGRCILRPCFDFVETKCVDRKYSKVIKSFTNRNVEQTTLTLRNINNTFLVLSTIIPNLTYSTSKGMALNKLSIDKVDLTDKRVLIRVDFNVPLKDGKITNNQRIVAALDTIKYALSKKAKSVILMSHLGRPDGKKDMKYTIKPVADELKSLLGKEILFLNDCVGSEVENACANPEPGTIILLENLRFHVEEEGKGVGEDGKKIKADKTKVEEFRKSLRKLGDIYVNDAFGTAHRAHSSMLGEGYETRASGFLLKKELEYFAKALENPERPFLAILGGAKVADKIQLIDNLLDKVNEMIIGGGMAYTFLKISKNMKIGNSLFDEEGAKIINNLLSKAEKNKVQIHLPVDFVTADKFAENATVGAADIESGIPDGWMGLDVGPKSRELFSQPIKRAKTIVWNGPAGVFEFENFNKGTKSLMDNVVEATSKGAISIIGGGDTATCVAKWKTEDKVSHVSTGGGASLELLEGKVLPGVAALSSL comes from the exons ATGCGTATAGTTCAAAAGTTTTTAAGAGGTCGCTGTATACTTCGACCTTGCTTTGACTTTGTTGAAACGAAGTGTGTCGatagaaaatattccaaagtGATCAAAAGTTTTACTAATAGGAACGTTGAACAAACTACATTAACATTGAGgaacattaataatacatttcttGTCTTAAGTACTATTATACcaaatttaacatattcaaCATCAAAAGGCATGGCACTCAATAAACTCAGCATTGATAAAGTTGATCTTACAGATAAACGAGTACTTATACG GGTAGATTTCAATGTACCTTTAAAAGATGGTAAAATCACCAATAATCAAAGAATTGTTGCTGCTTtggatacaattaaatatgctCTTTCAAAAAAAGCTAAATCTGTTATTTTAATGTCACATTTGGGACGTCCAGATGGTAAAAAAGATATGAAGTATACTATAAAACCTGTAGCTGATGAATTAAAGTCTCTTCTtggaaaggaaattttattcttaaatgatTGTGTTGGGTCAGAGGTTGAAAATGCATGTGCTAATCCAGAACCAGGAACCATTATCttacttgaaaatttaagGTTTCATGTAGAAGAAGAAGGTAAAGGAGTAGGagaagatggaaaaaaa ataaaagcAGATAAAACAAAAGTAGAGGAATTTAGGAAATCATTGAGAAAATTAGgagatatttatgttaatgatGCCTTTGGTACAGCTCATCGTGCTCACAGTTCTATGCTTGGTGAAGGATATGAGACAAGAGCTAGTggttttcttttaaagaaagaattagaatattttgccAAAGCATTGGAGAATCCTGAGAGACCATTTTTAGCAATATTAGGAGGTGCTAAAGTTGCAGATAAAATACAGTTGATTGATAATTTACTAGATAAAgttaatgaaatgataataggTGGTGGAATGgcttatacttttttaaaaatatcgaaaaatatgaag ATTGgtaattcattatttgatgAGGAAGgagcaaaaattattaataatttattatcaaaagctgagaaaaataaagtcCAAATACATTTGCCAGTTGATTTTGTTACGGCAGATAAATTTGCAGAAAATGCAACTGTTGGTGCAGCAGATATAGAAAGTGGTATACCTGATGGCTGGATGGGACTTGATGTTGGACCAAAATCAAGAGAATTGTTTAGTc aaCCTATTAAAAGAGCAAAAACAATTGTATGGAATGGCCCAGCTGgtgtttttgaatttgaaaattttaataaaggcaCTAAAAGTCTAATGGATAATGTTGTTGAAGCGACATCAAAAGGTGCTATTTCTATAATTGGTGGTGGTGATACAGCTACTTGCGTTGCTAAATGGAAAACGGAAGATAAAGTAAGCCATGTTAGTACTGGCGGTGGTGCAAGTTTGGAATTACTCGAAGGAAAAGTTTTACCAGGAGTTGCTGCTTTatcttcattataa
- the LOC107993681 gene encoding hsp70-binding protein 1 yields MGAAHTTKVIEKMENSQTSNNREKTEGQPRVNSRARPLSIEGPSNMNNIDPQVLEPLPNQPRQPTNLQGLLRFAMEATNSQNVTSDIPFQPMDEERQEFLKQTLSSLSCNIIEELQKSIKVLSNVIDLRPDDDTSQHESALEKIADFVDNIDIANDFYKIGGFSIFGPCLNSPHSSIRWRAADVIAELAQNNPFCQERFLETGLFPILLNMIDTDPAETVRIKALYAVSCIVREHPMSLKYMDINDGYSILLRAMQSSIKKLQIKSAFLLSSLCSKENVNDLKLTLVNMGLIEQATGLLAIGDLLPEIRDQLLNILDGLTNDNFFPALKECRRPELCLQSTIERYIKDLKQEENPDQIDVCYRLLNKVFSDQDTNQER; encoded by the exons ATGGGTGCAGCTCATACGACTaaagttatagaaaaaatggagaa ttctcaaacttcgaataatcgagaaaaaacAGAAGGACAACCACGCGTAAATAGCAGAGCAAGACCATTATCTATTGAAGGACCatcaaatatgaataatatcgaCCCACAAGTACTTGAACCATTACCAAACCAACCCAGACAACCAACAAATTTACAAGGATTGCTCAGATTTGCTATGGAAGCAACAAATTCTCAGAATGTAACCAGCGATATTCCATTTCAACCTATGGATGAAGAA AgacaagaatttttgaaacaaactCTTTCCTCATTGTCATGTAATATAATTGAGGAATTACAAAAATCCATTAAAGTTTTGTCAAATGTAATTGATCTTCGTCCAGATGATGATACTTCACAACATGAATCTGctttagaaaaaattgcaGATTTTGTAGATAATATAGACATTgccaatgatttttataaaataggtggtttttcaatatttggtCCATGCTTAAACTCTCCACATAGCAGTATTAGATGGAGAGCGGCAGATGTAATTGCTGAATTAGCTCAAAATAACCCCTTTTGTCaagaaagatttttagaaACTGGCTTGTTTcctatattattgaatatgatAGATACAGATCCTGCAGAAACTGTTAGAATTAAAGCTTTGTATGCAGTATCat gcATAGTTCGAGAACATCCAATGTCTTTAAAATACATGGATATAAATGATGgatattcaattcttttaagAGCTATGCAgagttcaataaaaaaattacaaattaaatctgCATTTCTCTTATCTTCTTTATGTAGTAAGGAAAATGTAAATGATTTAAAGTTAACATTAGTGAATATGGGTCTAATTGAACAAGCAACAGGTTTACTGGCCATTGGTGATCTACTACCAGAAATTag agATCAATTGCTAAATATTCTTGATGGTTTGaccaatgataattttttccctGCTTTAAAAGAATGTCGACGACCTGAACTTTGTTTACAATCTACTATAGAACGTtacataaaagatttaaaacaaGAGGAAAATCCTGATCAGATAGATGTATGTTATCGATTATTGAATAAAGTTTTCTCTGATCAGGATACAAATcaagaaagataa
- the LOC107993692 gene encoding peroxisomal biogenesis factor 19 yields the protein MANEKSTQQTEDQELNDLLDSALKDFNKEQKSEKEDICKVNILESMPDKNISDISEDTWTTDFIKQAAEQFEENLQNFIQNGSDNELGTSFQKMAQTVASVINDEDSFDRNTVSTDFKSAIARALNDLSTTSENLQSEADLSDIFGQVSLEDGPGAILPFMQGMLQHLLSKEILYPSLKELIEKYSEWLEEKKTTVSSNDLQRFTKQLKLMQQVCIELDKEKDNDTEEIKRKRFETIISLMQEVQACGQLPEELIGEQTAPFQIDTEGDSVIPTLLRSMESSQNCCLM from the exons ATGGCTAATGAAAAATCTACACAGCAAACAGAAGATCAAGAATTAAACGATTTATTAGAca gtgctttaaaagatttcaataaagaacaaaaatcggaaaaagaagatatatgtAAAGTAAATATCCTTGAATCTATGCCAGATAAGAATATATCTGATATTTCAGAGGATACTTGGACTacagattttattaaacaagcAGCAGAACAATTTGAGGAAAatctacaaaattttattcaaaatg GATCAGATAATGAATTAGGaacttcttttcaaaaaatggcACAAACAGTTGCTAGTGTAATAAATGATGAAGATAGTTTTGACAGAAATACTGTAAGTACAGATTTCAAATCTGCCATTGCACGagcattaaatgatttatctaCAACATCTGAAAATTTAcag agTGAAGCTGATTTATCAGATATATTTGGACAAGTATCTTTAGAAGATGGTCCTGGTGCTATTTTACCATTTATGCAAGGAATGTTACaacatttattatctaaagaaattttatatccgTCTTTGAAAGAATTGATAGAAAAGTATTCTGAATGgttagaagagaaaaaaacaacAGTATCATCCAATGATCTACAACGGTTTACAAAACAACTTAAATTAATGCAACAG GTATGTATTGAacttgataaagaaaaagataatgatacagaagaaataaaaagaaaacgttttgaaacaataatatcACTTATGCAAGAAGTACAAGCTTGTGGTCAATTACCTGAAGAATTGATAGGTGAACAGACAGCACCTTTTCAAATTGATACTGAAGGTGATTCTGTGATTCCAACATTATTACGTAGCATGGAATCATCGCAAAACTGttgtttaatgtaa